One window of the Ammospiza nelsoni isolate bAmmNel1 chromosome 2, bAmmNel1.pri, whole genome shotgun sequence genome contains the following:
- the EXPH5 gene encoding exophilin-5, translating into MTAAPQGPDLSFLNEEEARAIFQVLQRDAELRRAEKDRVSKLLKRKKSEKGLQGVTGEWFEEIKRRKYQNYIDVNRMLKPPLEHQLRKSKNTNHKEIKMSSRTNPQAQKNTSASFLGFRSPFAWLSSFRRSRKTQTQKQPRYDNSASPPSKVEEMATAEMCNSPMSTETSGQSFDTNQNETVEKSTLEWNEQLEKEIFSVLSDLDDQLAQEQAQDPLDRIISTSSASNVQSSSAFPTSKRQTVGRGQQRNDWSDMPSTFFPDGMRTLRAKDEHKIFIRPRKLQSAYINWHQAAFQEDCSYGDAVEGNPRLQRRRLSAVSFGRSSEGSLYPPSVTHNSGFRHKACMNRDAAGRSYSVCSLRRCPSSVSSDQLSASSLQHPLARESKNGFVPRFGRQNPKRIPLSSIVWNNTPDSSEQAPETMFRTQSLMEFHATDHGRYPSSLQETKKYPSYHSKQHYRRSISSSNCFSRVSCPDKATSPLPFDNWENYPVYKSENNLSRSFYRDTSSHGKLYANQKNSYGRKDSYPSWTDIPQCYSDEVFISPDTSFEAFMANLNDQQWAHAKNAKFGSQRLQNDFHMYSPENTSIKRMTRSANRNFSELTEGCQPWLSCTSSVSSSGIRTDESGFPNSKNQPEPTRLNRNSVVVTQRSTKADFTHLEKAEGVKQADEDTLLPSVPQQADTSYINARSFSPNSPASAMWQRDVSLYSTMTSKRQAQATARGDPAKNYTSNGDKRSIEMKENDCPPNSAFSQPPCILPGDGSRKEPFLPRQKEWEHNLHYAAQRESSKQDSWSAEALNKATPKRHSSLLNVTAALSTEKLANCQGMLSCPPELSSSFSQNSPQALSHKDNAKCLGTLSSSSVNSTVTESQAEGGTTAEVSRTSVSKEISQKTLQNASTLVTKDYNGQFTTSSPRNGNSGNIYMRGFDGEPNTSQNSLSYFCLEKGTEKMRSTSPCIRRFHKQDSSPRHSSSCSITGSPGRNSSKSSDPLVIYYTLPRKSASIAGSIMSETPISLPRESRAYDCLRSETLHRADTCYSNQRDVSCLDPKCSFLTSASLNAATTKKDYHSPLGKNSNDSVSSSTSVDLTDRCKHLSRRESSVFSDYKEGGNFLQKYKTTSTFTVCVDEDHVKYHELVSIYYTLPRRHSKTFCSLFRDNSEDADLPCPKETAQSPRIQNKKNEGHVSLANVFFPTTSEKEVSSYYSDQVSSVLVTPQNLRTAVDSEEENSHLSPSSEKSVSVVPNRKDNSACLPLAENVLSHVVTKEISFGGPQSTAIVTKSGRAISDASSSQKAEIHVKEKKEILQRATPLMSTLSTPPKPARHLEKPLYSNSTNKNIVQKGSSETCSQPPKVNKKNLNSLFICSKEKSSLGRSGSTEHADVPLTPVEGMYRDSAQVKQRVDVLHQTTPLCNNKFSGLQLRADSSRKKESGSNFCSKVLPESPSKASEVSTASNADPFLQLDKVASTDEVKNSKIKKEQNSQSSHMGKVYSGFQESERHIEGNLNIKDKVPRVTQNQNITQSAEEENKLLSDCTRDKVSDCTRDKVKDIEKRKNRPSIKNKLAAVYKTSRKFSSKNLPPKPHISNIFSQNDGSATSLEVNMSLDSLISMDSHQPFLELDNENQNHSLNSDKNTPRPRTADNKKTENQNDPSLLANSKRRPFTSPYTQKEAISPQKTAVKVENRPRLTTLFPDKSVSTRNENSQVLDLRLESKSQPISPSATTSYPLDEEKGGASSHTSAPPLPLLTDKNSNTYVNSCLQANTCPEQNLTSQTVLGQHQNTSQPAGLENANLNSYQLCKSRAKSQRERHLSEGICARDSLEISASGSNILPKDGIHGKRFKSYSELLSCDENENWASDDEKCNSTRNLMYPSVEFGIFGKEQQLAFLENIKRSLTEGRLWRPCLLNNPGAFRDTESSSISRAELLSSSSAGSKMSSAASSPRELTDTYGEDPAAYSDSDSDTTTDDEYYLDEIDKESEL; encoded by the exons aaaaagaagaaaatatcagAATTACATTGATGTCAATAGAATGTTAAAACCACCATTAGAGCATCAGTTAAGGAAGAGCAAAAACACCA atcataaagaaataaaaatgtcatcCCGCACAAATCCTCAAGCCCAAAAGAACACCTCAGCTTCCTTTCTGGGGTTCAGATCACCTTTTGCTTGGCTTTCCTCCTTTAGAAGATCAAGGAAAACCCAGACTCAGAAGCAACCACG ATATGACAATTCTGCTAGCCCACCCTCAAAAGTGGAAGAAATGGCAACG GCTGAAATGTGTAATTCCCCAATGTCAACTGAAACAAGTGGTCAATCTTTTGATacaaaccaaaatgaaacagtGGAGAAAAGTACACTGGAATGGAATGAACAGCTAGAGAAGGAGATTTTCAGTG ttCTAAGTGATCTGGATGACCAGCTGGCCCAGGAACAAGCCCAAGACCCTTTGGACAGGATCATTTCTACAAGCAGTGCATCCAATGTCCAAAGTAGTAGTGCATTCCCTACTTCAAAGAGGCAGACTGTTGGCAGGGGGCAACAGAGAAATGACTGGAGTGACATGCCTAGCACATTTTTCCCGGATGGAATGAGAACGCTGCGGGCCAAAGATGAACACAAGATTTTCATCAGACCAAGGAAGTTACAGAGTGCATATATAAACTGGCACCAAGCAGCCTTTCAGGAGGATTGCAGTTATGGTGATGCAGTGGAGGGGAACCCCCGTCTGCAGCGCAGGAGGCTGTCCGCGGTGTCCTTCGGGCGGTCTTCCGAGGGCAGCTTATATCCCCCCTCCGTAACGCACAACAGCGGATTTAGGCACAAGGCTTGTATGAACAGGGATGCAGCTGGCAGGAGTTACTCTGTGTGTTCCCTTCGAAGGTGTCCATCATCAGTATCTTCTGATCAGCTCTCAGCATCTAGTCTGCAGCATCCATTGGCAAGGGAGAGCAAGAATGGTTTTGTACCAAGGTTTGGTCGACAGAACCCAAAGAGAATTCCTCTGTCTTCCATTGTATGGAACAACACACCAGACTCTTCAGAACAAGCTCCAGAAACAATGTTTAGAACTCAATCACTGATGGAATTTCATGCTACAGACCATGGTAGATATCCCAGCTCTTTACAAGAAACTAAGAAATACCCAAGTTACCACTCAAAACAGCACTACAGAAGATCTATTTCAAGCAGCAATTGCTTTAGCAGAGTTAGTTGCCCTGACAAAGCTACTTCTCCATTGCCCTTTGATAACTGGGAAAACTATCCTGTATACAAATCAGAAAATAATCTCTCTAGATCCTTCTATAGAGACACCTCTTCTCATGGGAAGCTGTATGCAAACCAAAAAAATTCTTATGGAAGAAAAGACAGCTATCCTTCTTGGACTGATATTCCTCAGTGTTACAGTGATGAGGTGTTTATTTCCCCTGACACCAGCTTTGAAGCATTTATGGCTAATTTAAATGACCAGCAGTGGGCACATGCAAAGAATGCCAAGTTTGGTTCACAGCGCCTGCAGAATGATTTTCACATGTACTCTCCAGAAAATACAAGTATCAAAAGGATGACAAGAAGTGCAAACAGAAATTTTTCAGAACTCACTGAGGGCTGTCAGCCTTGGCTAAGTTGTACATCTTCTGTTTCTTCATCTGGTATCAGAACTGATGAGTCAGGCTTTCCCAATTCAAAGAACCAACCAGAACCTACAAGACTGAACAGGAATTCAGTTGTTGTTACCCAAAGGAGTACAAAGGCAGACTTTACACACCTGGAAAAGGCTGAAGGTGTGAAACAGGCAGATGAAGACACGCTGTTACCGTCAGTTCCTCAACAAGCAGATACAAGCTACATCAACGCACGGAGTTTTTCCCCTAACAGCCCAGCTTCTGCCATGTGGCAAAGAGATGTATCTCTCTATAGCACAATGACATCAAAGAGACAAGCCCAAGCCACTGCCAGAGGAGATCCTGCAAAAAATTATACATCAAATGGTGATAAAAGAAGTatagaaatgaaggaaaatgatTGTCCACCCAATAGTGCGTTCAGTCAGCCTCCCTGTATTTTGCCAGGTGATGGGAGCAGGAAGGAACCTTTTCTTCCACGTCAGAAAGAATGGGAACATAATCTGCATTATGCAGCTCAAAGAGAGAGCAGCAAACAGGACAGTTGGAGTGCAGAAGCCCTTAACAAAGCTACTCCAAAGAGGCACTCCTCATTACTGAATGTTACTGCTGCTCTATCCACTGAAAAATTAGCAAACTGTCAAGGCATGTTGTCCTGTCCTCCTGAGCTCTCATCTAGTTTCTCACAAAATTCTCCCCAAGCACTTTCTCATAAAGACAATGCTAAATGCTTAGGAACACTATCTAGCTCTTCGGTAAATAGCACTGTTACTGAATCTCAAGCAGAAGGGGGGACAACAGCTGAAGTGAGTAGGACAAGTGTTAGCAAAGAGATTTCacagaaaacactgcaaaatgCAAGCACTTTAGTTACTAAGGACTATAATGGACAATTCACTACTAGTTCCCCACGAAATGGAAATTCTGGAAATATTTATATGCGTGGCTTTGATGGAGAGCCCAATACCTCTCAAAATAGTTTAAGTTATTTTTGCCTTGAAAAAGGAACTGAAAAAATGAGGAGTACTTCACCTTGTATTAGAAGATTTCACAAGCAAGACAGCTCGCCAAGACATAGCAGTAGCTGTAGCATTACTGGCTCTCCTGGCAGAAACAGCTCCAAATCTTCTGACCCCCTTGTTATTTATTACACTTTACCTAGAAAATCAGCCAGCATTGCTGGTAGTATTATGTCAGAGACACCTATCTCTTTACCTAGAGAAAGCAGAGCATATGATTGTTTAAGGTCTGAAACTCTGCATAGAGCTGACACCTGTTATTCTAATCAAAGGGATGTGTCTTGTTTAGATCCAAAATGTTCCTTTCTAACATCAGCATCATTAAATGCTGCCACAACTAAAAAAGATTACCACAGTCCTTTAGGCAAAAATAGTAATGATTCAGTCAGTAGTAGTACATCAGTTGATCTGACAGACAGATGTAAACATCTAAGTAGAAGAGAATCCTCTGTGTTTTCAGATTATAAGGAAGGGGGAAATTTTTTGCAGAAATATAAAACCACAAGCACATTTACAGTTTGTGTTGATGAAGATCATGTCAAGTATCATGAACTAGTTTCAATTTATTACACACTACCACGGAGGCATTCAAAAACATTTTGTAGCCTCTTTAGAGATAATTCAGAGGATGCAGATTTACCTTGTCCCAAAGAGACTGCTCAGTCACCAAGAatacaaaacaagaaaaatgaaggTCATGTGAGTTTagcaaatgtttttttccctactACTTCAGAAAAAGAGGTGTCTTCATATTATTCTGACCAAGTATCTTCAGTTCTGGTCACACCTCAGAATTTAAGAACTGCTGTTGATAGTGAAGAAGAGAATTCTCATTTATCCCCTAGCTCTGAGAAGTCAGTGAGTGTGGTACCTAACAGGAAAGATAATTCAGCATGTCTACCATTAGCAGAAAATGTACTTTCTCATGTGGTgacaaaagaaatttcttttggTGGCCCACAATCCACTGCGATAGTGACTAAGTCAGGTAGGGCCATTTCTGATGCTTCAAGCAGCCAAAAGGCAGAAATAcatgtaaaagaaaagaaggaaattttacAAAGAGCCACACCACTAATGTCCACTTTATCAACCCCTCCCAAGCCAGCCAGACATTTAGAGAAGCCTTTATATTCTAATTcgacaaataaaaatattgtacaGAAGGGAAGCTCTGAAACTTGCTCTCAGCCCCCAAAAGTGAACAAGAAAAATCTGAACAGTTTATTCATCTGCTCCAAAGAGAAGAGTTCCCTTGGAAGGAGTGGTAGCACAGAGCATGCTGATGTGCCACTTACTCCTGTGGAAGGTATGTACAGGGATAGTGCCCAAGTTAAACAGAGAGTAGATGTCCTACACCAAACCACCCCTCTGTGTAATAATAAATTTAGTGGACTGCAATTAAGGGCTGACagttcaagaaaaaaagagagcgGTTCAAACTTTTGCAGCAAAGTGCTTCCAGAGTCTCCAAGCAAAGCATCTGAGGTAAGCACAGCTTCCAATGCTGATCCATTTCTTCAGCTAGACAAAGTGGCTAGCACAGATGAAGTAAAgaattcaaaaattaaaaaagagcaaaactcACAGAGTTCTCATATGGGTAAAGTTTACAGTGGTTTTCAGGAATCAGAGAGGCATATTGAGGGCAACCTGAACATTAAAGATAAAGTCCCCAGGGTTACACAAAATCAGAACATAACACAGAGTGCAGAAGAGGAGAACAAGCTTCTCTCTGACTGCACAAGAGACAAAGTCTCTGACTGCACAAGAGACAAAGTCAAAGAtatagagaaaaggaaaaacagaccttcaattaaaaataaattggcaGCTGTTTACAAAACAAGTCGTAAATTTTCAAGTAAAAATCTACCCCCCAAACCACACATAAgtaacattttttcacagaatgaTGGAAGTGCTACTTCTTTAGAGGTCAACATGTCCCTTGACTCATTGATTTCAATGGATTCCCACCAGCCATTCCTGGAGTTGGACAATGAAAATCAGAATCACAGTCTGAACTCTGACAAGAATACTCCAAGACCAAGAACAGCTGATAATAAGAAGACTGAAAATCAGAATGATCCCTCTTTGCTTGCTAACAGCAAAAGGAGGCCTTTTACAAGTCCATATACCCAGAAGGAAGCCATCAGTCCTCAAAAAACTGCAGTGAAAGTGGAAAATAGGCCAAGACTCACAACCCTATTTCCAGATAAATCGGTAAGCACAAGAAATGAGAATTCCCAAGTGCTTGATCTCAGGTTAGAAAGCAAAAGCCAACCCATCTCCCCCAGTGCTACTACGTCATACCCACTGGATGAAGAGAAAGGAGGAGCTAGCAGTCATacctctgctcctcccttgCCACTATTAACTGACAAAAACTCCAACACCTATGTAAATAGCTGCTTGCAGGCAAACACATGTCCAGAGCAAAACCTGACTTCCCAGACAGTGCTTGGTCAGCATCAAAATACCTCTCAGCCTGCTGGCTTAGAAAACGCTAACCTCAATAGCTATCAGTTGTGCAAGAGCCGTGCAAAAAGTCAGCGAGAGCGTCACCTCTCCGAGGGCATTTGTGCTCGAGATTCCCTTGAGATCTCTGCCTCAGGAAGCAATATTCTACCCAAAGATGGCATACATGGCAAGAGATTTAAATCTTACTCAGAGCTGTTGTCTTGTGATGAGAATGAAAACTGGGCATCAGATGATGAGAAATGTAACAGCACCAGAAATTTAATGTATCCATCTGTGGAATTTGGTATATTTGGCAAAGAGCAACAACTGGCTTTCCTGGAAAATATCAAGAGGTCACTCACAGAAGGGCGATTATGGAGACCATGTCTTCTGAATAACCCTGGTGCTTTCAGAGATACAGAGAGCTCTTCTATAAGCAGGGCTGAGCTTCTGAGCTCGAGTTCTGCTGGGAGCAAAATGTCATCAGCTGCCTCGTCCCCCCGAGAGCTCACTGATACCTACGGGGAAGACCCAGCCGCTTACTCGGACTCAGACAGTGATACCACCACTGATGATGAATATTACTTAGATGAGATAGATAAAGAATCAGAGCTATGA